The Apium graveolens cultivar Ventura chromosome 11, ASM990537v1, whole genome shotgun sequence genome has a window encoding:
- the LOC141695382 gene encoding uncharacterized protein LOC141695382, with protein sequence MEKLVYALILAARKLRPYFQAHRIEVRTAYPLRQILHKPESSGRMLKWAIELGQFDLEYCPRTAIKGQALADFVLEFDEEIDDKAIVPAESTSQESHQDEKKQELPHPWWTLHVDRAVNNSGSGAGIILITPEGHRLMSAIHLKFYATNNDAEYEALINGLKLALEVGAVNLIVRSDSELVINQVNGGFQARGPRTELYMRCARRLLGKFSSARLESVPREENSNADALAKMGSQMDNVQLGQIPLGIQEIPSIPEVEVCQMQEIPKENWMTPIHNYIQSGAVPEDKLQARRLRYQATKYVKYDRVLYKRGLNQPLLRCVDREEGNYILREVHEGICGNHSGGGSLAFKVLRQGYYWPTMREDAFNFVRACDRCQRFANYSNIPTTTITSTGPFAMWRIDLIGELPKAKGGGEIHCGGCGLLHQMGRGHAISHNHGKKDKGFCVQLHSMQSNGQTEAINKIIKHTLKVKLEEKKGDWPEEMPMILWSYNTTARTTTGETPFLLTYGYEAMVPVEVGAGSLRRDVFVEEDAEVNQRLHLDLLDEARTNSQLKLAAYQQRVARYFNKRVKSVPFKVGDLVLRKVMPNTKIAQHGVLGANWEGPYKVKAILFLI encoded by the exons ATGGAAAAATTAGTGTACGCTCTTATTCTTGCGGCACGAAAGCTAAGACCGTATTTTCAGGCTCACCGAATAGAAGTTCGCACCGCTTATCCGCTCCGGCAAATTTTACATAAACCCGAATCGTCGGGAAGAATGTTAAAATGGGCCATAGAGCTAGGGCAATTCGATTTGGAATATTGTCCACGCACGGCAATCAAAGGACAAGCGCTGGCCGATTTCGTACTTgagtttgatgaagaaattgaTGATAAGGCCATAGTACCGGCAGAATCAACCTCGCAAGAAAGTCATCAGGACGAAAAGAAGCAGGAACTCCCCCACCCGTGGTGGACATTACATGTGGACAGGGCCGTAAACAACAGCGGGTCCGGTGCCGGGATAATCCTGATCACTCCAGAGGGGCACCGCTTGATGAGTGCTATTCATCTCAAATTTTATGCtaccaacaatgatgctgagtatgaagcCTTGATTAACGGTCTGAAGTTAGCTCTGGAAGTAGGGGCCGTGAATTTGATAGTTCGAAGTGATTCTGAATTAGTTATCAATCAAGTCAACGGAGGATTCCAAGCCCGAGGACCGCGGACAGAGCTGTATATGAGATGTGCAAGACGCCTACTGGGAAAATTTTCAAGTGCCAGACTGGAAAGCGTTCCACGAGAAGAGAATAGTAATGCGGATGCTTTGGCCAAGATGGGGTCGCAGATGGACAACGTCCAACTTGGACAAATCCCCTTGGGAATCCAGGAAATTCCAAGTATCCCAGAGGTGGAGGTGTGTCAAATGCAAGAAATCCCAAAAGAAAACTGGATGACCCCCATCCATAACTATATTCAATCAGGGGCTGTACCGGAGGATAAACTACAGGCTCGACGTCTTCGGTACCAAGCTACAAAGTATGTCAAGTATGACAGGGTACTATACAAGAGAGGATTGAACCAGCCACTGTTACGTTGTGTGGACAGggaagaaggaaattatattcTCAGAGAGGTGCATGAAGGGATTTGTGGCAATCATTCGGGGGGTGGTTCCTTAGCATTTAAAGTGCTCAGACAAGGGTACTACTGGCCGACTATGAGGGAAGATGCTTTTAATTTTGTCCGGGCCTGTGATCGCTGCCAACGGTTTGCCAACTATTCCAACATCCCGACAACCACCATTACCTCAACAGGGCCTTTTGCCATGTGGAGAATTGATCTCATTGGAGAGTTACCCAAAGCAAAGGGGGGGGGTGAAATACACTGTGGTGGCTGTGGACTACTTCACCAAATGGGCAGAGGCCATGCCATTAGCCACAATCACGGCAAAAAAGATAAGGGATTTTGTGTTCAACTCCATAGTATGCAG AGTAATGGTCAGACAGAAgccataaacaaaatcataaagcATACCTTGAAGGTTAAGTTGGAAGAAAAGAAGGGAGACTGGCCAGAAGAAATGCCCATGATCCTCTGGTCTTACAATACGACTGCTAGAACGACTACAGGGGAAACCCCATTTCTACTAACTTATGGATATGAGGCCATGGTTCCCGTGGAGGTAGGAGCTGGATCCCTCCGGAGAGATGTCTTTGTCGAGGAAGATGCAGAAGTTAACCAGAGGCTTCACTTGGATTTGCTAGATGAAGCCAGAACGAACTCTCAATTAAAGCTTGCTGCATACCAGCAGAGGGTCGCAAGGTATTTCAATAAAAGGGTTAAATCTGTACCATTCAAGGTTGGGGATCTTGTGTTGCGAAAGGTTATGCCTAATACTAAGATAGCTCAACACGGGGTGCTTGgggctaattgggaaggaccgtacaagGTCAAAGCTATACTCTTTCTTATTTGA
- the LOC141695381 gene encoding uncharacterized protein LOC141695381, giving the protein MQTIPGVGTFNVGDLKRLLNHLEGRVAATAEIPSPFSAVVRDAQLPAGYRNTTSDLRFHGNSDPVEFLGRFNIEMDVYQVPDLARCRLLAATFRESAQQWFQKLGPGVITSWDQMKNLFLTKFQAAVRYAPSVTTLANVRQRENESLTSYFKRFNAESTSVRGASDEALKSFLITGLRVGSDFWKHLQGKDPATLAYVFALAESFKAIEQSLADVQPTSQSSQRNKGRKRDRNKGLFRKPEALSSWQSKDKNKYCEYHESSGHNTHECRHLKDEIEAFIKEGYLGEWVVKEVRKHKDDRTREEERRAPRGTNNDTPEENKFIRDGSIRTIYGGDPGMECSNRALAKYAREARFRPLTDIHRVETRPPKVFKGESMDITFRETDARWVHHPHNNVLVISIQIGTKNVHRAFVDNGSSVNILYYSTFKKMGLPDQDISGEDSWVYGFSGAGVRVMGSIRLPCTLGESPLPVTKMLEFKVLNQESSHNVLLGRPFLREMRVITSIHHLTIKFPTPNRVGSIRGSQYDSRECYRQTMKGFRKDSHADDTPDMDREKSIEQPTEEIRVHYYVEQEEEHPSELPSTMLYLEDTIRIEMLEEEEEAMYTIVQADFHGERLEGRFGVLQSLEQGDVIPLAEAPPPAKYTEKIDNSTTQGTPPEGNAPSLQDQEIYNPLDLDPRIPMPTEKMGPAEDTIEIPVDEKDPSKVLRIGSQLTPRLKEGLSIFLLENLDVFAWSHSDKVGIDPEIMCHRLNIDPKHKGVRQKRRAVSGERAIALAEEVKRLLDVGLIRESFYPEWLANPVLVKKPNGKWRTCVDFTDLNKTCPKDSFPLPRIDQLVDATAGHALLSFMDAYSGYNQILMYEPDQEHTSFITDRGLYCYIGMPFGLINAGATYQRLVNKMFKKQIGKTMEVYVDDMLVKSKRTEDHVANLTEMFHILRKYRMKLNPQKCVFGVESGKFLGFMVNNRGIEANPAKIKALLDMKSPTNVKQVQSLTGRITALNRFVSKSSDRCKEFFKAIKGRGKDFLWTPNCEEAFLKIKEQLGNPPMLTKPEDGETLILYLAVSEYSVSAVLVKEEASSQ; this is encoded by the exons ATGTCGTCTCTTGGCGGCAACCTTTAGAGAAAGCGCCCAGCAGTGGTTTCAAAAGCTCGGGCCAGGAGTGATCACCTCGTGGGATCAGATGAAGAATTTGTTCTTAACTAAGTTCCAAGCCGCGGTGAGATACGCTCCCTCTGTCACAACTCTTGCCAATGTTAGGCAAAGAGAAAATGAAAGTTTAACATCGTACTTCAAAAGGTTCAACGCCGAGTCTACTAGCGTGAGGGGGGCCTCAGACGAAGCCCTAAAAAGTTTCCTGATCACAGGATTAAGGGTTGGTTCAGATTTTTGGAAGCACTTGCAAGGGAAAGATCCGGCCACTCTCGCATATGTCTTCGCTTTGGCAGAATCCTTTAAAGCTATAGAACAATCTTTGGCAGATGTACAACCAACTTCACAGTCGAGTCAAAGAAACAAAGGAAGGAAGAGGGATAG AAATAAAGGGCTATTTAGGAAACCTGAAGCTTTATCATCATGGCAAAGCAAAGACAAGAATAAATATTGTGAATACCATGAATCATCTGGACATAACACGCACGAGTGCCGACATTTAAAAGACGAAATCGAAGCGTTTATCAAGGAAGGATACCTCGGAGAATGGGTAGTCAAGGAAGTAAGGAAGCACAAGGATGACAGGACAAGGGAAGAGGAAAGACGAGCCCCACGCGGGACAAACAATGATACCCCGGAGGAAAATAAATTTATCAGAGATGGCAGTATCCGAACAATCTACGGGGGAGATCCCGGAATGGAATGCAGCAACCGAGCCTTGGCAAAATACGCTAGGGAAGCCCGGTTTAGGCCTCTCACAGATATTCATAGGGTGGAAACCCGACCACCCAAAGTGTTTAAAGGGGAGTCCATGGATATCACTTTCAGAGAAACAGATGCCCGATGGGTACATCACCCACACAATAATGTGTTGGTTATTTCCATCCAAATCGGTACAAAGAATGTCCATAGAGCCTTCGTGGACAATGGAAGCTCCGTAAACATCCTCTATTACAGCACCTTCAAGAAGATGGGACTGCCTGATCAGGATATATCGGGGGAAGACTCGTGGGTCTATGGTTTTTCAGGTGCAGGAGTTAGAGTCATGGGGTCAATTCGGCTCCCATGCACACTAGGGGAAAGCCCACTGCCGGTAACAAAGATGCTCGAATTTAAGGTTCTGAATCAGGAATCATCCCACAACGTGTTATTGGGACGACCTTTTCTACGGGAGATGAGAGTCATCACTTCAATTCATCACCTAACAATCAAATTTCCAACACCAAATAGAGTGGGAAGTATCAGGGGTTCCCAATATGATTCACGGGAGTGCTACAGGCAAACAATGAAAGGGTTCAGAAAAGACTCCCACGCCGATGATACTCCGGACATGGATCGAGAGAAAAGCATTGAGCAACCAACCGAGGAAATTCGAGTCCACTATTATGTTGAGCAAGAAGAAGAACATCCCTCTGAGTTGCCCTCGACAATGTTGTACCTGGAAGACACAATCAGAATTGAGATGTTGGAAGAAGAAGAGGAGGCGATGTATACCATAGTCCAAGCAGATTTCCATGGGGAACGTTTAGAAGGAAGATTCGGTGTCTTGCAAAGCCTCGAACAGGGTGACGTCATTCCTCTTGCAGAAGCACCCCCGCCCGCAAAATATACTGAAAAAATTGATAACTCTACTACGCAAGGCACACCTCCTGAAGGGAATGCACCCTCTCTACAAGATCAGGAGATCTATAATCCCCTTGACTTGGATCCCCGGATACCAATGCCGACGGAAAAGATGGGGCCAGCAGAAGATACGATCGAGATCCCCGTTGATGAAAAAGACCCGAGTAAGGTTCTGAGAATAGGGTCCCAATTGACACCAAGGTTAAAGGAAGGTCTGTCAATATTTTTGTTAGAAAAccttgatgtatttgcatggagcCATTCTGATAAGGTGGGGATTGATCCAGAAATAATGTGCCATCGGTTGAATATCGACCCCAAACATAAAGGGGTTCGACAAAAACGAAGGGCCGTAAGTGGAGAAAGAGCTATAGCCCTAGCAGAAGAAGTAAAAAGGCTCCTAGACGTCGGACTAATTCGAGAATCTTTTTACCCAGAATGGCTAGCAAATCCGGTATTGGTAAAAAAGCCCAACGGCAAATGGAGAACGTGCGTGGACTTCACCGACCTAAATAAAACATGCCCAAAAGATAGTTTTCCCCTAccaagaattgatcagttggtcgaCGCCACGGCGGGGCATGCCCTGCTCAGCTTCATGGACGCATATTCCGGGTATAACCAGATCCTTATGTATGAGCCTGACCAGGAGCACACCTCTTTCATCACTGATAGAGGGCTCTACTGCTATATTGGAATGCCATTTGGTCTGATCAACGCCGGTGCCACTtaccaaaggttggtaaacaaaatgttcaagaagcagattgggaagactatggaagtgtatgtggatgacatgctCGTGAAATCGAAAAGGACGGAAGACCACGTCGCCAACTTAACTGAAATGTTCCATATCCTGAGAAAATATAGGATGAAACTAAACCCGCAGAAATGCGTGTTCGGCGTAGAATcgggaaaattcttgggattcatGGTCAATAACCGGGGGATTGAGGCCAACCCAGCAAAAATAAAAGCTCTGCTAGACATGAAATCCCCCACCAATGTCAAACAGGTACAGAGTCTAACAGGAAGGATTACGGCCCTGAATCGATTTGTGTCAAAGTCGTCGGATAGGTGCAAAGAATTCTTCAAAGCAATCAAAGGGAGAGGGAAGGATTTTCTGTGGACCCCTAATTGTGAAGAAgcttttctgaaaatcaaagaaCAACTGGGAAATCCGCCGATGTTGACCAAGCCAGAAGACGGAGAAACATTAATTCTATATTTGGCGGTGTCAGAATATTCCGTCAGTGCCGTCTTGGTAAAGGAAGAAGCAAGCTCCCAGTGA